In a single window of the Lebetimonas sp. JH292 genome:
- the hemN gene encoding oxygen-independent coproporphyrinogen III oxidase — protein sequence MINEKIDFEKLSKYSRHAPRYTSYPTAVEFKDLKPEDIINEFKSDKPVSLYFHLPFCRSACYFCGCNVVYTSKADKRKRYIEYLQKELEILSKYLDTGRIVRQLHFGGGTPTFFTPDELKEVYELIYSYFKNFESDAEISVEIDPRFFSKSHMDVMKKFGVNRISFGVQDFNEATQKAVNRIQPFEITKEAVDIARDTGIKSINIDLIYGLPYQSLETFKKTLELVIKLNPDRVAVFNYAHVPWLKKGMRKIDETTLPVPEEKLKIFKYVIDFFENNGYIMVGMDHFAKPEDELFKAIEKGELHRNFQGYTTKGGADLIGVGLTSISETENAYFQNYKDLKNYERVIDEGKLPTFRGVILNKEDKIRKYIIMEMMANFSFDIKRFEEKFGINFFDKFKNEINELQEFVDGGLVEIDKNKIKVSRTGSLLIRNIVLPFDEYFKKMKNQKVFSKSV from the coding sequence ATGATAAATGAAAAAATAGATTTTGAAAAACTATCCAAATATTCAAGACACGCACCGAGATATACATCATATCCGACAGCGGTTGAATTTAAGGATTTAAAGCCTGAAGATATTATAAATGAATTTAAAAGCGATAAACCTGTAAGTCTTTATTTTCATCTGCCTTTTTGCAGGAGTGCCTGTTATTTTTGCGGATGCAATGTTGTATATACTTCAAAAGCGGATAAAAGAAAAAGATATATTGAATATTTACAAAAAGAGCTTGAAATATTAAGTAAATATCTTGATACAGGCAGAATTGTCAGGCAACTTCATTTTGGAGGGGGAACGCCCACATTTTTCACCCCTGATGAATTAAAAGAAGTTTATGAATTGATTTATAGCTATTTTAAAAATTTTGAGAGTGATGCCGAAATAAGTGTTGAAATAGACCCAAGGTTTTTTTCTAAATCTCATATGGATGTTATGAAAAAATTCGGGGTAAACAGAATCAGTTTTGGGGTTCAGGATTTTAATGAAGCGACTCAAAAGGCTGTTAACAGAATTCAGCCTTTTGAAATAACCAAAGAAGCAGTTGACATTGCAAGGGATACAGGAATAAAATCGATAAATATCGATTTGATTTACGGCCTCCCTTATCAAAGCTTAGAAACATTTAAGAAAACGCTTGAACTCGTTATTAAGTTAAATCCTGACAGGGTTGCAGTGTTTAACTATGCTCACGTTCCATGGCTTAAAAAAGGTATGAGAAAAATAGATGAAACTACCCTTCCAGTCCCTGAAGAAAAACTAAAAATTTTCAAATATGTAATAGATTTTTTTGAAAATAACGGATATATAATGGTTGGGATGGACCATTTTGCAAAGCCTGAGGATGAACTATTTAAAGCGATTGAAAAAGGAGAACTTCACAGGAATTTTCAGGGGTATACCACAAAAGGCGGGGCTGATTTAATAGGAGTTGGCCTTACTTCCATCAGTGAAACTGAGAATGCATATTTTCAAAATTATAAAGATTTAAAAAATTATGAAAGAGTAATTGATGAAGGAAAGCTTCCAACATTTAGAGGTGTAATATTAAATAAAGAGGATAAAATCAGAAAATATATAATAATGGAAATGATGGCAAATTTCAGCTTTGATATAAAAAGATTTGAAGAAAAATTTGGTATTAATTTTTTTGATAAATTTAAAAATGAAATAAATGAGCTGCAGGAATTTGTGGACGGGGGGCTTGTTGAAATTGACAAGAATAAAATAAAAGTCAGCAGGACAGGAAGTTTGCTTATTAGAAATATAGTGCTGCCTTTTGATGAATATTTTAAAAAAATGAAAAATCAAAAAGTATTTTCAAAATCTGTATAA
- the hemC gene encoding hydroxymethylbilane synthase: MTTTGDKILDKPLTEIGGKGLFIKEVEEALLRGEAQIAVHSLKDFPTEYDTKHFTLAAVPKREAVEDVFLSETFETLADLPFNAVVGTSSIRRAMQIKAFRDDLIISDLRGNVDTRINKLKNGEYDGIILAHAGIKRLGLKKSVKYIEIIDTDLIIPAMGQGALGIETVNDEKVIEAVKPLHDLRTFVEVSIERDFVDTLNMGCHAPVGVNAKIMPDDSIKIKGILERNGKLIKKEVVIAFDEWENAGKDFAKEFK, translated from the coding sequence GTGACCACTACAGGGGATAAAATTTTAGATAAGCCTTTAACTGAAATTGGAGGAAAAGGGCTTTTTATTAAAGAGGTTGAAGAAGCCCTTTTAAGAGGAGAAGCCCAGATTGCTGTACATTCTCTTAAAGATTTTCCAACCGAGTATGACACAAAACATTTTACTCTTGCCGCCGTTCCTAAAAGAGAAGCAGTTGAAGATGTTTTTTTAAGTGAAACATTTGAAACACTGGCCGATTTACCTTTTAATGCGGTTGTAGGAACCAGTTCAATTAGACGTGCTATGCAGATTAAAGCTTTCAGGGATGATTTAATAATCAGTGATTTAAGAGGAAATGTCGATACAAGAATCAATAAATTAAAAAACGGTGAATATGACGGAATAATTTTGGCTCATGCCGGAATAAAAAGACTTGGGCTTAAAAAATCGGTTAAATATATAGAAATTATTGACACAGATTTAATTATTCCGGCAATGGGACAGGGGGCTTTGGGAATTGAAACTGTAAATGATGAAAAAGTAATCGAAGCCGTTAAGCCGCTTCATGATTTGAGAACATTTGTAGAAGTCAGTATAGAAAGGGATTTTGTCGATACTTTGAATATGGGATGTCATGCACCTGTGGGGGTAAATGCAAAAATAATGCCTGATGATTCCATTAAAATAAAAGGTATTCTTGAGAGAAATGGTAAGTTAATAAAAAAAGAGGTGGTTATTGCTTTTGACGAATGGGAAAATGCAGGAAAAGACTTTGCAAAGGAATTTAAATAA
- the hemB gene encoding porphobilinogen synthase, which yields MNLRRLRLNANIRDLVRENYITKNDLIMPVFIKEGLDGKNEIPSMPGIYQNGENAFLDEINECINLGIKAVILFGIPKLKDSCGSDALSEEGLIARSVRKAKETFGDKIAIITDLCFCEFTDHGHCGIINPKLKTVDNEATLEISAKQALIHAKAGADMIAPSGMMDDIVITLRDALDNNGFSHIPIMSYSTKFASAFYGPFRDAAESAPVANEYLPKNRKTYQMDTANAREALLESLIDEEQGADILMVKPALSFMDIIKTVKENTLKPLCVYNVSGEYSMVKAASMNGWMDYSTLMMEILTSFKRAGADMVISYHSKDAAKILN from the coding sequence ATGAATTTAAGAAGATTAAGACTTAATGCTAATATCAGGGATTTGGTAAGGGAAAACTATATTACAAAAAATGATTTAATTATGCCTGTTTTTATAAAAGAGGGGCTTGATGGTAAAAATGAAATTCCTTCAATGCCGGGAATTTATCAAAACGGGGAAAATGCTTTTTTGGATGAAATAAATGAGTGTATAAACCTTGGAATAAAAGCCGTAATTTTGTTTGGAATCCCAAAACTAAAAGATTCATGCGGAAGCGATGCTTTAAGCGAAGAAGGCCTGATTGCCAGAAGTGTAAGAAAAGCCAAAGAGACTTTCGGCGATAAAATAGCCATTATTACAGATTTATGTTTTTGTGAATTTACTGACCACGGGCACTGTGGAATTATTAATCCGAAACTAAAAACGGTTGATAACGAGGCAACCCTTGAAATCAGTGCAAAACAGGCACTAATTCATGCCAAGGCAGGAGCAGATATGATAGCACCGAGCGGTATGATGGATGATATTGTTATTACTTTAAGAGATGCTCTTGATAATAACGGATTTTCGCATATTCCGATTATGAGTTATTCAACCAAATTTGCTAGTGCATTTTACGGACCGTTCAGGGATGCCGCTGAGAGTGCACCTGTCGCAAACGAATATCTCCCAAAAAATAGAAAAACATATCAAATGGATACGGCAAATGCAAGGGAAGCTTTGCTTGAAAGCTTAATAGATGAAGAACAAGGCGCTGATATTTTAATGGTAAAACCTGCTCTTAGCTTTATGGATATTATAAAAACGGTTAAAGAAAATACACTTAAGCCTCTTTGCGTTTATAATGTAAGCGGGGAATATTCCATGGTAAAAGCGGCAAGTATGAACGGTTGGATGGATTATTCTACATTAATGATGGAAATTTTAACAAGCTTTAAAAGAGCCGGGGCCGATATGGTTATAAGTTATCACAGTAAAGATGCGGCGAAAATATTAAATTGA
- the hemE gene encoding uroporphyrinogen decarboxylase: protein MIFIDACFGKKTPYTPVWMMRQAGRYLPEYMEIRRKVGNFLDMTKNPEIAAEITIQPVRRLNVDAAILFSDILNLPMEMGLPLRFEKGVGPVFDKTIDSEEDIDRLDCKADKKISYVYEAVKIIRSELSKEKALIGFCGSPWTIATYMVEGRGSKQYAKIKKFVYTNPMMLHRLLAFNTRELIEYLSNQIISGANAVMVFDSWGGALERDKFFEFSWNYMKTISKEIKEKYPNVPVILFSKGVGLYMSDMDGDFDVLGVDWNTPMDYALEIFQDNYTLQGNMEPTRLYSKSATKEAVEKIANTMQGHRHIFNLGHGILPDVPVDNAKYFVDLCKEITLKRG, encoded by the coding sequence ATGATTTTTATTGATGCCTGTTTTGGGAAAAAAACTCCATATACCCCTGTTTGGATGATGAGGCAGGCGGGGAGGTATCTTCCTGAATATATGGAAATTAGAAGGAAAGTCGGTAATTTTTTGGATATGACAAAAAATCCTGAAATTGCCGCTGAAATTACTATTCAGCCTGTGAGACGCCTTAATGTGGACGCTGCTATTTTATTTAGCGATATACTTAATCTTCCAATGGAAATGGGTTTACCTCTGAGATTCGAAAAAGGGGTCGGTCCCGTTTTTGACAAAACAATAGATTCTGAAGAAGATATAGACAGACTTGATTGTAAGGCAGATAAAAAAATATCTTATGTGTATGAAGCTGTAAAAATAATAAGAAGTGAATTAAGTAAAGAAAAGGCTTTAATCGGGTTTTGCGGGAGTCCCTGGACAATTGCCACATATATGGTGGAAGGAAGGGGAAGCAAACAGTATGCAAAAATAAAAAAGTTTGTTTATACAAATCCTATGATGCTCCACAGACTTCTTGCTTTTAATACCAGGGAATTAATTGAATATCTTTCAAATCAGATTATATCCGGAGCGAACGCCGTAATGGTTTTTGACAGCTGGGGCGGTGCGCTTGAGAGGGATAAATTTTTTGAATTTTCCTGGAATTATATGAAAACAATTTCAAAAGAGATAAAAGAAAAATATCCAAATGTTCCTGTAATACTTTTTAGTAAAGGTGTAGGGCTTTATATGAGTGATATGGACGGGGATTTTGATGTATTGGGGGTTGATTGGAATACGCCAATGGATTATGCTCTTGAAATTTTTCAAGATAATTATACCCTTCAGGGAAATATGGAACCGACGCGTCTTTATTCAAAAAGTGCGACAAAAGAGGCTGTTGAAAAAATTGCTAATACAATGCAAGGGCACAGACATATATTCAATTTGGGGCATGGAATCTTACCGGATGTGCCTGTGGATAATGCAAAATATTTTGTGGATTTATGTAAAGAAATTACGTTAAAAAGAGGATGA
- the hemA gene encoding glutamyl-tRNA reductase has product MYFIISFNYRNSDINLRGKLANLKLEDFKDFKEVMLLSTCNRFEVFFDQKRDLNELFEKAFSKVITKEEFTSAEIYEGRDAIRHTFRVAASLDSMVVGEAQITGQLKEAFLKAYEKHYMAQDLTRLIHFSFKCAKKVRNQTQISEEPVSVASIAVKKAKDRLDNLSGYSAVVVGVGDTAKIVCKNLIKEGVNIILVNRTVENAFALKEELGDEVNIDVHPLEKLPKLINNYRLLFSATSSKDPIIKKEHIKVTNYQRIWFDLAIPCDIEITENEAIEIIKVDDLKNISEKNLKKRKKELVFANDLIEKCVVEFYKYLQSVSIEPIIKFLQAKSKECAGASLENAVKKIYSG; this is encoded by the coding sequence ATGTATTTTATAATAAGTTTTAATTACAGAAATTCAGATATAAATTTAAGGGGAAAGCTTGCCAATTTGAAATTGGAAGATTTTAAAGATTTCAAAGAAGTAATGCTACTTAGCACATGTAACAGATTCGAAGTTTTTTTTGATCAAAAAAGAGATTTGAATGAGCTGTTTGAAAAAGCTTTTTCAAAGGTAATTACAAAAGAAGAATTTACCAGTGCCGAAATTTATGAAGGTAGAGATGCTATAAGGCATACTTTTAGGGTTGCTGCAAGTCTGGATTCGATGGTTGTAGGTGAAGCACAGATTACAGGGCAGCTTAAGGAAGCTTTTTTAAAAGCTTATGAAAAACATTATATGGCTCAGGATTTGACAAGACTTATTCATTTTTCTTTTAAATGTGCAAAAAAAGTCAGAAATCAGACACAAATTTCAGAAGAACCTGTTTCTGTGGCATCAATTGCCGTAAAAAAAGCAAAAGACAGACTCGATAATTTAAGCGGTTATTCCGCTGTTGTTGTGGGAGTTGGGGACACAGCCAAAATTGTATGCAAAAATTTGATAAAAGAAGGTGTTAATATAATTTTGGTTAACAGAACCGTGGAAAACGCATTTGCACTTAAAGAGGAATTGGGAGATGAGGTGAATATTGACGTGCACCCTTTGGAAAAACTGCCAAAACTTATAAATAATTACAGACTTCTTTTTTCAGCTACCTCATCAAAAGATCCTATTATAAAAAAAGAACATATTAAAGTGACAAATTATCAAAGAATCTGGTTTGATTTGGCAATTCCCTGCGATATAGAAATAACAGAAAATGAAGCCATAGAAATAATTAAAGTCGATGATTTGAAAAATATATCAGAAAAAAATTTGAAAAAAAGAAAAAAAGAACTTGTTTTTGCAAATGATTTAATAGAAAAATGCGTTGTTGAATTTTATAAATATCTTCAGTCAGTATCAATTGAACCTATTATAAAATTTTTGCAGGCTAAATCTAAAGAGTGTGCTGGGGCTTCGTTGGAAAATGCTGTGAAAAAAATATATTCCGGCTGA
- the ccsA gene encoding cytochrome c biogenesis protein CcsA, with protein MIKKIYNFFFSIELAVILSLIFIVAMGAATLLKTDLQAWQYVYGTKWFELIMWLLGINLTGVMFRYKTYKKTPIFLLHLSVIVILLGAGITRYFGYEGNLHLRNGQSANQITVIKNRARPTDIEIKDLGFRVRLDKFVLKHYPGSMQPSSYDSFVTIIDGNKKIHYHIYMNHILVYKGYRFYQASYDPDGGGSILSVNHDPGMYVTYFGYLLMAIGFLASMLYKKSRFQITVKKLKTGGLFSLLLFLTFPHSANAFDIDSYIQKSKSIESVWERILVQKSGRIEPMDTLDLDIAHKITKKYKLLGMDYNQIVMGMLANPQYFQKLPLIYIGHPKIRKLLHLKGKYAPYIDFFLPNGDFKFTKEVNRAFDTPDIQKTQLDREWIKINERVYVSFMVYTAQIFKIFPTPDSKKMNNTWFSPYQIQKSVNKGMMDPFSATAYLNVFNSLVNSIKIFDINEMKKAADDIYKLQKTYTPDILPSKNRIEWEIKYNHLQIFPMLIGIYSTLGLIIIILGFIEVLRLKKYPKTELFFVILGALALLLHTFNMGLRWYVAGHAPWSDAYESIIFIAWGAAFASLVFFRKSMLALGAGLFVAGMFMMVAHLNNIDPQITNLVPVLKSYWLLVHVAVITSSYGFLAVGAMLGLLNLVLFAVNKDKLKKQIKEFNNIIYIALYIGLALLSVGTFLGGVWANESWGRYWSWDPKETWSLISMVVYALIIHAKMMPKLRGEFIFSLLAFLSFFFILMTYFGVNFYIAQGLHSYGQEVVNGYGWINIIFAGMGAWFAVVILGLAMVLYQKVNKPLKIEKNEYSPKA; from the coding sequence ATGATAAAAAAAATATATAATTTTTTCTTTTCTATTGAACTCGCGGTAATACTTTCTTTAATCTTTATTGTTGCAATGGGAGCTGCTACTCTTTTAAAAACAGATTTGCAGGCCTGGCAGTATGTTTACGGCACCAAATGGTTTGAACTTATTATGTGGCTTTTGGGAATTAATTTAACAGGGGTAATGTTCAGATATAAAACTTATAAAAAGACGCCTATATTCCTTCTTCATCTTTCTGTAATTGTTATTTTACTTGGTGCAGGAATTACAAGATATTTCGGATATGAGGGAAATTTACATTTAAGAAACGGGCAAAGTGCAAATCAAATAACCGTTATTAAAAACAGGGCTAGACCTACTGATATTGAAATTAAGGATTTGGGTTTTAGGGTAAGGCTTGATAAATTTGTTTTAAAACATTATCCGGGAAGTATGCAGCCCAGCAGTTATGACAGTTTTGTAACAATAATAGATGGGAATAAAAAAATTCATTATCATATTTATATGAATCATATTTTAGTTTATAAAGGATACAGGTTTTATCAGGCAAGTTATGACCCGGACGGAGGCGGAAGTATACTTTCAGTCAATCACGACCCCGGAATGTATGTGACTTATTTTGGTTATCTGTTAATGGCAATAGGCTTTTTAGCAAGTATGCTTTATAAAAAAAGCAGATTTCAAATCACCGTTAAAAAATTAAAAACAGGGGGTCTTTTTTCATTGTTGTTATTTTTAACATTTCCCCACTCGGCGAATGCTTTTGATATTGATTCTTATATACAAAAATCTAAATCTATTGAATCTGTATGGGAGAGAATTTTGGTGCAAAAAAGCGGCAGAATTGAACCTATGGATACGTTGGATTTGGATATAGCGCATAAAATTACAAAAAAATATAAATTATTGGGAATGGATTATAATCAGATAGTTATGGGAATGCTTGCAAACCCACAATATTTTCAAAAACTGCCCCTTATTTATATAGGGCATCCTAAAATAAGAAAACTCCTGCATTTAAAAGGAAAATATGCACCTTATATCGATTTCTTTTTGCCTAACGGGGATTTTAAATTTACAAAAGAGGTGAATAGGGCTTTTGATACACCCGATATTCAAAAAACACAGTTAGACAGGGAATGGATAAAAATAAACGAAAGGGTTTATGTCTCTTTTATGGTTTACACTGCTCAGATTTTTAAAATTTTTCCAACGCCTGATTCAAAAAAAATGAATAATACATGGTTTTCTCCTTATCAAATTCAAAAAAGTGTAAACAAGGGTATGATGGACCCTTTCAGTGCCACTGCATATTTGAATGTATTTAATTCTTTGGTAAACAGTATAAAAATTTTTGATATAAATGAAATGAAAAAAGCGGCAGATGATATTTATAAACTTCAAAAAACATATACACCCGATATACTTCCTTCCAAAAACAGAATAGAATGGGAAATTAAATACAATCATTTACAAATTTTTCCTATGCTTATAGGCATTTATTCTACACTTGGACTCATTATTATTATTTTAGGATTTATTGAAGTTTTAAGACTTAAAAAATATCCGAAAACCGAACTTTTTTTTGTAATTTTAGGTGCATTGGCTCTTTTGCTTCATACATTCAATATGGGGCTTAGATGGTATGTGGCAGGGCATGCCCCCTGGTCTGATGCGTATGAATCAATTATATTTATTGCATGGGGTGCCGCTTTTGCATCGCTTGTTTTCTTTAGAAAATCAATGCTTGCACTTGGTGCCGGATTATTTGTAGCTGGGATGTTTATGATGGTTGCGCATTTAAACAATATTGACCCTCAAATTACAAACCTGGTCCCGGTATTAAAATCATACTGGCTTTTGGTTCATGTGGCGGTGATTACCTCCAGTTACGGATTTTTAGCAGTCGGGGCGATGCTGGGTCTTCTTAATCTTGTTTTGTTTGCTGTTAATAAAGACAAACTAAAAAAACAAATTAAAGAATTCAATAATATCATTTATATCGCTTTATATATAGGTTTGGCCTTGCTCAGTGTCGGAACATTTCTTGGCGGTGTTTGGGCAAATGAAAGCTGGGGAAGATATTGGAGTTGGGATCCGAAAGAAACATGGAGTTTAATTTCAATGGTGGTTTATGCACTTATAATTCATGCTAAAATGATGCCAAAACTCAGAGGTGAATTTATTTTTTCATTATTGGCTTTTTTGAGCTTTTTCTTTATTTTAATGACATATTTCGGAGTAAATTTCTATATTGCTCAGGGACTTCACAGTTACGGTCAGGAAGTGGTAAACGGATACGGATGGATTAATATTATTTTTGCCGGAATGGGTGCCTGGTTTGCAGTGGTTATTTTAGGGCTTGCGATGGTGCTGTACCAAAAGGTAAATAAGCCGCTTAAAATAGAAAAAAACGAATATTCGCCAAAGGCTTAA
- a CDS encoding thioredoxin family protein, which produces MKKWLFLIVAVFAFAIDWSGKVNWAMGFNAAKNVASQEHKLIMVDVSLTNCPPCRYLATKVYTDDKVAGFINKNFVPVFYLADQDNLPLMVQNYFTGSTPTILFIKPNGELYYRMIGARPPQIFLKILHDVNQKYKAGK; this is translated from the coding sequence ATGAAAAAATGGTTGTTTTTAATAGTTGCTGTTTTTGCTTTTGCAATAGATTGGAGCGGTAAAGTTAACTGGGCTATGGGTTTTAATGCGGCAAAAAATGTTGCCTCCCAAGAGCATAAACTGATTATGGTCGATGTATCACTTACAAACTGTCCTCCATGCAGATATCTTGCCACAAAGGTTTATACAGATGATAAAGTAGCAGGTTTTATTAATAAAAATTTTGTGCCGGTGTTTTATCTTGCGGACCAGGATAATCTGCCTTTGATGGTTCAGAATTATTTTACAGGTTCAACCCCTACAATACTTTTTATTAAACCAAATGGGGAACTTTATTATAGAATGATAGGTGCGAGACCACCCCAGATATTTTTAAAAATCCTTCATGATGTAAATCAAAAATATAAGGCTGGGAAATGA
- a CDS encoding NapC/NirT family cytochrome c has translation MKKTTLGALIIGAIIGLGISYFAAVMVDVTGTPQFCASCHEMKPEVSSFEFSVHGGNNPHGFSAHHCTDCHLDHSSLMSYLITKGISGTRDAMAHIGLIKRVDFKENFCEMDHYVYDNACLHCHKGIEELKDKNHVVGLDDNIQKIHKMYYWNVKENGGKVSCVKCHNDYTMPNFAHPNLLENLSSEKSE, from the coding sequence ATGAAAAAAACAACACTCGGCGCATTGATTATAGGCGCAATTATCGGGCTTGGAATTTCGTATTTTGCAGCAGTAATGGTTGATGTGACAGGGACGCCTCAATTTTGTGCAAGCTGTCATGAAATGAAACCGGAGGTTAGCAGTTTTGAATTCAGTGTTCACGGAGGAAACAATCCTCACGGATTTTCAGCCCATCATTGTACCGATTGCCATTTAGATCATTCAAGTTTAATGTCTTATTTGATTACAAAAGGAATAAGCGGGACAAGAGATGCAATGGCTCATATAGGGCTTATTAAAAGAGTTGATTTTAAAGAAAATTTCTGTGAAATGGATCATTATGTATATGATAATGCGTGTTTGCACTGCCATAAAGGAATAGAGGAACTTAAAGATAAAAACCACGTTGTCGGACTTGATGATAATATTCAAAAAATTCATAAAATGTATTATTGGAATGTTAAAGAAAACGGTGGAAAAGTCAGCTGTGTAAAATGCCATAACGATTATACAATGCCTAATTTTGCTCATCCTAATCTTTTAGAAAATTTATCTTCCGAGAAATCGGAATAA
- a CDS encoding sensor histidine kinase — MKKNSEFKFDLTIAFALFAFLIIIVVIYISIYFFTNIENENFQQNVILYAKNLVKEYKTKKQKAVNKAIAISKSPLISSEFNINENLLFGVFKLILSSEDNIYKISLIQNNKNIYCKKNNSIACLINQSQKPKLKTLILKENIKNHNVVFNISVPLKNKVLNIVYKYKNIFEKYNDMFNIMVIDKKGKIYYSDFTNVKYIYDIYGYPVVDLMKKSQGFISNDIYVLNFNNKYNVIFLQNKKLIRETSDISKKLAIVMMILSVFVAVPLGIFFSRPLYNYYNELDKRIDKEVAKVKENEQLLMQQSKLAALGEMLGNIAHQWRHPLTHLSLLIQNIEIAYKKNKIDEKYIQNFKNKAIKQIEYMSKTIDDFRNFFKEDKEKKEFNINESVKEVLFLLEGRLKNYNIDVELIEKKEKNIIGFKNEFLQVIMNIINNAIDVLNERNIKNKKIWIKIGEKIEIEDNAGGIRKDLIDKIFEPYFTTKFQSQGTGIGLYMSKIIVTKHFNGNLDAYNSNNGAVFVIKI; from the coding sequence TTGAAAAAAAACAGTGAATTTAAGTTTGATTTAACAATAGCCTTTGCTTTATTTGCCTTTTTGATAATTATTGTTGTTATATACATAAGTATATATTTTTTTACAAACATTGAAAATGAAAATTTTCAGCAGAATGTAATTTTATATGCTAAAAATTTGGTAAAAGAATATAAAACAAAAAAGCAAAAAGCTGTAAATAAGGCTATTGCAATATCAAAAAGTCCGTTAATTTCAAGTGAGTTTAACATTAATGAAAATCTGCTTTTCGGGGTTTTTAAACTTATTCTTTCAAGTGAAGACAATATATATAAAATTTCTTTGATACAAAACAATAAAAATATTTATTGTAAAAAAAATAATTCTATAGCGTGTTTAATAAATCAATCACAAAAACCGAAATTAAAGACTTTGATTTTAAAAGAAAATATAAAAAATCATAATGTTGTTTTTAATATTTCGGTGCCTCTTAAAAATAAAGTTTTAAATATTGTTTATAAATATAAAAATATTTTTGAAAAATATAACGATATGTTTAACATTATGGTTATAGATAAAAAAGGAAAAATCTATTACAGTGATTTTACAAATGTCAAATATATATATGACATATACGGATACCCTGTTGTAGATTTAATGAAAAAATCCCAGGGGTTTATAAGTAATGATATTTATGTGCTGAATTTTAATAACAAATATAACGTTATTTTTTTACAAAACAAGAAATTAATCCGGGAAACAAGTGATATCTCCAAAAAACTGGCAATTGTTATGATGATTTTATCTGTTTTTGTCGCAGTTCCTCTCGGAATATTCTTTTCAAGACCTTTATACAATTATTATAACGAACTTGATAAAAGAATAGATAAAGAAGTGGCAAAAGTAAAAGAGAATGAACAGCTTTTAATGCAGCAGTCCAAACTTGCTGCTTTGGGAGAGATGCTTGGAAATATAGCGCATCAGTGGAGACACCCTTTAACACATCTTTCGCTGCTTATTCAAAATATTGAAATAGCATATAAAAAAAATAAAATAGATGAAAAATATATCCAAAATTTTAAAAATAAGGCAATTAAACAGATAGAATACATGTCCAAAACGATAGACGATTTCAGGAACTTTTTTAAAGAAGATAAAGAAAAGAAAGAATTTAATATCAATGAATCTGTTAAAGAAGTTCTGTTTTTATTGGAAGGAAGACTTAAAAATTACAATATTGATGTGGAATTAATTGAAAAAAAAGAAAAAAATATTATAGGCTTCAAAAATGAATTTTTACAAGTTATTATGAATATAATTAATAATGCTATCGATGTTTTGAATGAAAGAAATATAAAAAATAAAAAAATCTGGATTAAAATAGGAGAAAAAATAGAAATAGAAGATAATGCAGGAGGTATTAGAAAGGATTTAATTGATAAAATTTTTGAACCTTATTTTACAACCAAATTTCAATCCCAGGGAACGGGGATTGGGCTTTATATGAGTAAAATTATTGTTACAAAGCATTTTAACGGTAATTTAGACGCATATAATTCAAATAACGGGGCGGTTTTTGTAATAAAAATTTAA